The Streptomyces tendae genome has a window encoding:
- a CDS encoding DUF1330 domain-containing protein, whose amino-acid sequence MPAYAIARLRPAAPHPDIAEYIERIPATFEPFGGRFLVHATQHEVKEGTWSEDLVVIGFPGIDQARQWWDSPAYREIAPLRSRHIEGDIVLVEGVPDGYDPTATADTLRKALAATD is encoded by the coding sequence ATGCCCGCCTACGCCATCGCCCGCCTGCGGCCGGCCGCCCCGCACCCGGACATCGCGGAGTACATCGAGCGCATCCCCGCCACGTTCGAGCCGTTCGGTGGCCGCTTCCTGGTGCACGCCACCCAGCACGAGGTGAAGGAGGGCACTTGGTCAGAAGACCTGGTGGTGATCGGCTTCCCGGGCATCGACCAGGCACGGCAGTGGTGGGACTCGCCCGCCTACCGGGAGATAGCGCCCCTGCGGTCCCGGCACATCGAGGGCGACATCGTCCTCGTCGAGGGCGTCCCCGACGGCTACGACCCCACCGCCACCGCTGACACCCTGCGGAAGGCACTCGCCGCCACCGACTGA
- a CDS encoding SRPBCC family protein, with protein sequence MSNQFEVVVDIDRPIEDVFDYLADGRHDPEFSPRVLRMEKSPDGDTHVGTVFHSTVKDAGMRSQRDFEISELTAPTRLRWHEVSHNSITAKEGGYDLEPTADGGTRLRLFNVLEGHGVGKLLLPLAAGASRKDAPAFGRRIKEAVEAST encoded by the coding sequence ATGAGTAATCAGTTCGAGGTCGTCGTGGACATCGACCGGCCCATAGAGGACGTCTTCGACTATCTCGCCGACGGCCGGCACGACCCCGAGTTCAGCCCCCGCGTCCTGAGGATGGAGAAGAGCCCCGACGGCGACACCCATGTGGGCACCGTGTTCCACAGCACTGTCAAGGACGCCGGAATGCGTTCCCAACGGGACTTCGAAATCAGCGAGTTGACGGCGCCCACCCGGTTGCGCTGGCACGAGGTGTCGCACAACTCCATCACCGCCAAGGAGGGCGGGTACGACCTCGAGCCCACGGCGGACGGCGGGACCCGGCTGCGCCTGTTCAACGTGCTCGAAGGGCACGGCGTGGGAAAGCTGTTGCTCCCGCTGGCGGCCGGCGCGTCCCGCAAGGACGCCCCCGCCTTCGGCCGCCGCATCAAGGAAGCCGTGGAGGCCTCCACCTGA
- a CDS encoding transglycosylase family protein yields MTSRRNASQVTGRRARGFRAGAAVMVLAAATALGAAGEATASQAGRSGPDWDAIARCESGGNWKANTGNGHYGGLQFSQSSWVAAGGLKYARRADLATRKEQIAVAERLAALQGMSAWTCAYAGR; encoded by the coding sequence ATGACATCGAGACGAAACGCCTCTCAGGTCACCGGGCGCCGTGCGCGCGGATTCCGCGCGGGGGCCGCCGTGATGGTTCTGGCCGCCGCGACCGCCCTCGGCGCCGCCGGGGAGGCGACCGCCTCCCAGGCGGGCCGCTCCGGACCGGACTGGGACGCCATCGCCCGGTGCGAGTCGGGCGGCAACTGGAAGGCCAACACGGGCAACGGCCACTACGGCGGGCTGCAGTTCTCGCAGTCCAGCTGGGTCGCGGCCGGCGGGCTCAAGTACGCTCGGCGCGCGGACCTGGCCACCCGCAAGGAACAGATCGCCGTCGCCGAACGTCTCGCCGCGCTGCAGGGGATGTCGGCCTGGACGTGCGCGTACGCGGGACGCTAG
- a CDS encoding DUF4328 domain-containing protein: protein MTPMPAPGPVLRSPVGLSHAVTVLLGLVMLADVLNMAAAFFMRSQMDRITSGVGDVDLTDLDRADSALAGTGVFYLLALLATATVFIIWFHRVRQNAEVFAPDTQRRSAGWAIGAWFIPFANLWIPRGIALDVLRAGEPDPYGGTVRHQGLLNAWWGVWIASNVFDRLATRRYDDAESPQAVHDATGWLITGSLLDIVAAVLAVLFVRRLTAAQNAKALAGPGLPVG, encoded by the coding sequence ATGACACCGATGCCAGCGCCCGGTCCGGTCCTGCGCTCGCCCGTGGGTCTCTCGCACGCCGTGACCGTGCTGCTCGGCCTGGTGATGCTCGCCGACGTGCTGAACATGGCGGCCGCGTTCTTCATGCGGTCGCAGATGGACCGGATCACCTCCGGCGTCGGGGACGTCGACCTGACGGACCTCGACCGGGCCGATTCCGCGCTCGCCGGCACCGGCGTGTTCTACCTGCTGGCGCTGCTGGCGACGGCCACGGTGTTCATCATCTGGTTCCACCGGGTGCGCCAGAACGCGGAGGTGTTCGCTCCGGACACGCAGCGCCGGTCCGCCGGCTGGGCGATCGGCGCCTGGTTCATCCCGTTCGCCAACCTGTGGATCCCACGCGGCATCGCCCTCGACGTGCTGCGGGCCGGCGAGCCCGACCCCTACGGGGGCACGGTGCGGCATCAGGGCCTGCTCAACGCCTGGTGGGGGGTGTGGATCGCGTCGAACGTGTTCGACCGTTTGGCGACCCGGCGGTACGACGACGCCGAGAGCCCTCAGGCGGTCCACGACGCCACGGGGTGGCTGATCACCGGGTCGCTCCTCGACATCGTCGCGGCGGTGCTGGCCGTGCTGTTCGTCCGCAGGCTGACGGCCGCTCAGAACGCCAAGGCGCTGGCGGGGCCGGGTCTGCCGGTCGGCTGA
- a CDS encoding SDR family oxidoreductase yields the protein MNDTDLEGRVAVVAGGSKGTGLATAQRLRQAGAKVVTIARTPPRAGDAIFVQGDLGTAEGVAASAAAVTERVGVPDVLVHVVGGSGSPAGGYAALDDTLWARELELNLLSAVRLDRALLPGMVARGTGAVVHVTSIQRRMPLHDSTLAYAAAKAALTTYSKGLANEVAPAGVRVNSVAPGFIRTEGAEGMLTRRMKEGGISREAALDELMRVLGGIPLGQPAEPEEVAEVIAFLVSDRAAAVAGAEYTVDGGTVRAV from the coding sequence ATGAACGACACCGATCTCGAAGGACGCGTCGCCGTGGTGGCCGGCGGCAGCAAGGGCACCGGACTGGCGACCGCGCAGCGGCTCCGGCAGGCGGGGGCGAAGGTCGTCACCATCGCCCGTACGCCACCCCGGGCGGGCGACGCGATCTTCGTCCAGGGCGACCTGGGGACCGCCGAGGGCGTGGCCGCGTCGGCCGCGGCCGTCACCGAACGCGTCGGCGTCCCGGACGTCCTCGTGCACGTCGTCGGCGGTTCCGGCTCACCGGCCGGAGGCTACGCGGCCCTCGACGACACGTTGTGGGCCCGGGAGCTGGAACTCAACCTGCTGTCCGCCGTCCGGCTCGACCGCGCCCTGCTCCCCGGCATGGTGGCCCGCGGCACCGGCGCCGTCGTGCACGTGACCTCCATCCAGCGCCGCATGCCGCTGCACGACTCGACCCTGGCGTACGCGGCGGCCAAGGCCGCCCTCACCACGTACAGCAAGGGACTCGCCAACGAGGTGGCGCCGGCGGGGGTGCGGGTGAACTCGGTCGCCCCGGGCTTCATCCGCACCGAGGGCGCCGAGGGCATGCTCACCCGTCGGATGAAGGAGGGCGGCATCAGCCGCGAGGCCGCCCTCGACGAGCTGATGCGCGTCCTCGGCGGCATCCCGCTCGGGCAGCCCGCCGAACCGGAGGAGGTCGCCGAGGTGATCGCCTTCCTGGTCTCGGACCGGGCGGCCGCGGTGGCCGGCGCCGAGTACACCGTGGACGGCGGCACCGTACGGGCCGTCTGA
- a CDS encoding nuclear transport factor 2 family protein: protein MQTDPTHRTGAQAPSRPTREARAFVEEYVAAATAGDRERHLALFDDNVVVRDEGRTHRGLVEVARWRDQVPPVEYDVREVTGTAAACRAVAEVSGDFPGSPVTLRFTFERDARGRITRLEITP, encoded by the coding sequence ATGCAGACCGACCCCACCCACCGCACGGGCGCGCAGGCGCCGAGCCGCCCCACCCGGGAGGCCCGCGCCTTCGTCGAGGAGTACGTCGCCGCGGCCACGGCCGGCGACCGCGAGCGCCATCTCGCGCTCTTCGACGACAATGTCGTCGTACGCGACGAAGGCCGTACCCATCGCGGGCTCGTCGAGGTCGCGCGCTGGCGCGACCAGGTGCCGCCCGTGGAGTACGACGTCCGTGAGGTCACCGGCACGGCCGCCGCCTGCCGCGCCGTCGCGGAGGTGTCGGGGGACTTCCCCGGCAGCCCCGTGACACTCCGCTTCACCTTCGAGCGCGACGCACGGGGAAGGATCACCCGGCTGGAGATCACACCCTGA
- a CDS encoding MerR family transcriptional regulator: protein MTERLTIGEFSRITHLSIRTLRRYHEQDLLVPAEVDPVTGYRYYAPAQVRPAQTIRRFRDLDLPLADLRRFLAAEEDDGRRGEADRDTARQVVAAHLRRLEDRLGRTQRAVEALRELLDPGAERTVTLEVLPPRRVYAVSLDVPEGAGLDWYDAAMRDLDAAAGHRPVLPPGGRYAHELFTEGHGHATVYLPAEAPLPTDAPDTVRELLLPGRTAAVATHQGPHDDLDLTYAAVGSYAARHGLRSQDLVEEVYLVGPRDTDQPERWRTLVAWLTAPDGD, encoded by the coding sequence ATGACGGAGCGGCTGACGATCGGGGAGTTCTCCCGCATCACCCACCTGAGCATCCGCACACTGCGCCGGTACCACGAGCAGGACCTGCTGGTCCCCGCCGAGGTCGACCCCGTGACCGGCTACCGCTACTACGCGCCCGCACAGGTACGGCCCGCCCAGACCATCCGGCGGTTCCGCGACCTCGACCTCCCGCTGGCGGACCTGCGGCGCTTCCTGGCGGCGGAGGAGGACGACGGCCGGCGCGGCGAGGCGGACCGTGACACGGCCCGGCAGGTCGTGGCCGCCCATCTGCGCCGTCTGGAGGACCGGCTCGGCCGCACCCAGCGAGCCGTCGAGGCCCTCCGGGAACTCCTCGACCCCGGCGCCGAGCGGACGGTGACCCTGGAGGTCCTCCCGCCCCGGCGCGTGTACGCGGTGTCCCTCGACGTCCCCGAGGGCGCCGGCCTGGACTGGTACGACGCGGCGATGCGCGACCTCGACGCCGCCGCCGGACACCGCCCGGTACTCCCACCCGGCGGCCGCTACGCACACGAACTGTTCACCGAGGGCCACGGCCACGCCACCGTCTACCTCCCCGCCGAGGCACCGCTGCCCACGGACGCACCGGACACCGTGCGCGAACTCCTTCTGCCCGGCCGGACCGCCGCCGTCGCCACCCACCAGGGCCCGCACGACGACCTCGACCTCACCTATGCCGCCGTGGGCTCCTACGCCGCCCGCCACGGCCTGCGCTCACAGGACCTCGTCGAGGAGGTGTACCTGGTCGGCCCCCGCGACACCGACCAGCCCGAACGCTGGCGCACCCTCGTCGCCTGGCTCACCGCCCCGGACGGCGACTGA
- a CDS encoding LacI family DNA-binding transcriptional regulator produces the protein MTGNRRPTIKTVAARAGVGRTTVSRVVNGSDLVSADARARVLAAIKELNYVPNSVARGLVTNRTNAVALVIPESESRLGSEPFFAALIRGVSGALAESGTQLQLMLVRDQAERDQLTESVATRRVDGVLLVSVHSEDRLPGILEEMGLPTVLAGRRDAGEQLSYVNSDNAGGAAEAVRHLLGRGRRRIATISGPQDMDVGRARLAGWRTAHQEAGVPADELLLETGDFSEDSGGRAMRLLLERAPDLDAVFAASDLMAVGALAELRRQKRRVPDDVAVVGFEDSVLARHTNPPLTTVRQPVEELGRTMARILTDITLNDAPRRQITLPTELVVRESS, from the coding sequence ATGACCGGCAACCGCCGTCCCACGATCAAAACCGTCGCCGCCCGCGCGGGCGTGGGTCGCACCACCGTCTCCCGTGTCGTCAACGGTTCGGATCTCGTCAGCGCCGACGCGCGGGCCAGGGTCCTGGCGGCGATCAAAGAACTGAACTACGTCCCCAACTCGGTCGCCCGCGGCCTGGTCACCAACCGCACCAACGCCGTGGCCCTGGTCATCCCGGAATCGGAGAGCCGGCTCGGTTCGGAGCCGTTCTTCGCCGCGCTCATCCGGGGTGTGAGCGGCGCGCTCGCCGAGAGCGGCACCCAGTTGCAGCTGATGCTGGTGCGTGACCAGGCCGAACGCGACCAGCTCACCGAGTCGGTGGCCACCCGCCGGGTGGACGGCGTGCTGCTGGTCTCCGTCCACTCCGAGGACCGGCTGCCCGGCATCCTGGAGGAGATGGGCCTGCCCACCGTGCTCGCGGGCCGCCGCGACGCGGGCGAGCAGCTCAGCTACGTCAACTCCGACAACGCCGGGGGTGCCGCCGAGGCCGTACGGCATCTGCTCGGCCGCGGCAGGCGGAGGATCGCGACGATCAGCGGCCCCCAGGACATGGACGTGGGCCGTGCCCGTCTCGCGGGGTGGCGCACCGCGCACCAGGAGGCCGGCGTCCCGGCGGACGAACTGCTGCTGGAGACAGGGGACTTCTCGGAGGACAGCGGCGGCCGTGCCATGCGTTTGCTTCTTGAACGCGCGCCGGATCTGGACGCCGTCTTCGCCGCCTCCGACCTCATGGCGGTGGGCGCCCTGGCCGAATTGCGCCGCCAGAAGCGCCGCGTGCCGGACGACGTCGCCGTGGTCGGCTTCGAGGACTCGGTGCTGGCCCGGCACACCAACCCCCCGCTGACCACGGTGCGTCAGCCCGTGGAGGAGCTCGGCCGCACGATGGCACGTATCCTCACCGACATCACGTTGAACGACGCCCCTCGCCGGCAGATCACGCTCCCCACGGAGCTGGTCGTGCGCGAGTCGTCGTAG
- a CDS encoding ABC transporter substrate-binding protein — protein sequence MGTLGSLRRKAVASAAAVGALALVVGCSGDGDSVTGGSKDGDKVTITMGLFGVMGIKETGLLEEYEKQNPGVTIKAEIAGDEQTYYTALQTKLAAGKGLKDIQGIEIGRAKEITETRAKMFADFKGVAGTDHFLPWKQSQITTQDGKVLGLGTDIGPMAVCYRKDYFEKAGLPTDREQVAKLWEGDWKKYVEVGRTFKKNYKGGDVAYTDSASGLFNAMVYGYPEQYYNEQGDLIYETNPAVKEAWELSSDAAEEDLTAKLRQFQPGWDPGLSNGTFATAVCPAWMLSHISEKAGDANKGKWDVARAPKGANWGGSFLGVIEKSPVKEEAQKLVAWLTAPEQQARIFKDLGNIPSSQKALEDPTVKNATSDYFSGAPLGQIFGAAAQDIPDKQVLGRKDGTIKDTFSQGLALVEQGTPRDEAWKTTANRIEKAVR from the coding sequence ATGGGCACTCTCGGTTCGTTGCGCAGGAAGGCGGTGGCGTCAGCCGCGGCCGTCGGCGCGCTCGCGCTCGTCGTCGGCTGCAGCGGCGACGGCGACTCGGTCACCGGTGGCAGCAAGGACGGCGACAAGGTCACCATCACCATGGGCCTGTTCGGCGTCATGGGGATCAAGGAGACCGGCCTCCTCGAGGAGTACGAGAAGCAGAACCCCGGCGTCACGATCAAGGCCGAGATAGCCGGTGACGAGCAGACCTACTACACCGCGCTGCAGACCAAGCTCGCCGCCGGCAAGGGCCTGAAGGACATCCAGGGCATCGAGATCGGCCGGGCCAAGGAGATCACCGAGACCCGGGCGAAGATGTTCGCCGACTTCAAGGGCGTGGCGGGCACCGACCACTTCCTGCCCTGGAAGCAGTCGCAGATCACCACCCAGGACGGCAAGGTGCTGGGCCTCGGCACCGACATCGGCCCGATGGCCGTCTGTTACCGCAAGGACTACTTCGAGAAGGCCGGCCTGCCGACCGACCGCGAGCAGGTCGCCAAGCTGTGGGAAGGCGACTGGAAGAAGTACGTCGAGGTCGGCCGCACCTTCAAGAAGAACTACAAGGGCGGCGACGTCGCCTACACGGACTCCGCCAGCGGCCTGTTCAACGCCATGGTCTACGGCTACCCCGAGCAGTACTACAACGAGCAGGGCGACCTGATCTACGAGACGAACCCGGCCGTCAAGGAGGCCTGGGAGCTGTCGTCGGACGCGGCCGAGGAGGACCTGACCGCCAAGCTGCGCCAGTTCCAGCCCGGCTGGGACCCCGGTCTGTCCAACGGCACCTTCGCGACCGCCGTGTGCCCCGCCTGGATGCTGAGCCACATCAGCGAGAAGGCCGGTGACGCCAACAAGGGCAAGTGGGACGTGGCCCGCGCGCCCAAGGGCGCCAACTGGGGCGGTTCCTTCCTCGGCGTGATCGAGAAGAGCCCGGTGAAGGAGGAGGCCCAGAAGCTCGTCGCCTGGCTGACCGCGCCCGAGCAGCAGGCCCGCATCTTCAAGGACCTCGGCAACATCCCGTCCTCGCAGAAGGCCCTCGAGGACCCCACCGTGAAGAACGCGACGTCCGACTACTTCAGCGGTGCGCCCCTCGGCCAGATCTTCGGTGCCGCGGCGCAGGACATCCCCGACAAGCAGGTCCTCGGCCGCAAGGACGGCACCATCAAGGACACCTTCTCCCAGGGCCTGGCCCTGGTCGAGCAGGGGACGCCGCGTGACGAGGCATGGAAGACCACCGCGAACCGCATTGAGAAGGCGGTCCGCTGA
- a CDS encoding carbohydrate ABC transporter permease produces MATSTTKALAGEEPPGPSRTGDGKENSRWRGAWLHRLDVKGAPYAFIAPFFVVFAAFSFYPLIYTSWISLHDVELATLDIMEWVAFDNYVELWGDSRFWNALQNTITIGIISTVPQLLMALGMAHLLNYRMRASLFFRVASLVPYATSVGAAALVFTMIYERDFGMINWALGTVGIDPVNWEADKWPAQAAISTIVIWRWTGYNALLYLAAMQAIPADRYEAASLDGASRWQQFTHVTVPGIRSTIVFTIVLSTIGATQLFGEPLIFGQGPNGVTGGADNQYQTLGLLLYEEGWKNYQMGRSATVAWAMFMLLVLAFVTQHLIKRLRSRKS; encoded by the coding sequence GTGGCCACCTCCACCACCAAGGCCCTGGCCGGCGAGGAGCCGCCGGGCCCGTCCCGCACGGGAGACGGGAAGGAGAACTCGCGGTGGCGCGGCGCCTGGTTGCACCGCCTCGACGTCAAGGGCGCGCCGTACGCGTTCATCGCTCCGTTCTTCGTCGTCTTCGCCGCGTTCAGCTTCTACCCGCTCATCTACACCTCGTGGATCTCCCTGCACGACGTGGAACTGGCCACGCTCGACATCATGGAGTGGGTGGCGTTCGACAACTACGTCGAGCTGTGGGGCGACTCGCGGTTCTGGAACGCCCTGCAGAACACCATCACCATCGGCATCATCTCCACGGTGCCGCAGCTGCTGATGGCCCTGGGCATGGCGCACCTGCTCAACTACCGCATGCGCGCCTCGCTGTTCTTCCGCGTCGCGTCGCTGGTCCCGTACGCCACGTCCGTCGGCGCCGCCGCGCTCGTCTTCACCATGATCTACGAGCGTGACTTCGGCATGATCAACTGGGCGCTCGGCACGGTCGGGATCGACCCGGTGAACTGGGAGGCCGACAAGTGGCCCGCCCAGGCCGCGATCTCCACCATCGTCATCTGGCGCTGGACCGGGTACAACGCCCTGCTGTACCTCGCGGCCATGCAGGCCATCCCCGCCGACCGGTACGAGGCCGCCTCCCTGGACGGCGCCTCCCGCTGGCAGCAGTTCACGCACGTCACCGTGCCCGGTATCCGGTCCACCATCGTCTTCACCATCGTGCTCTCCACGATCGGCGCCACCCAGCTGTTCGGTGAGCCGCTGATCTTCGGCCAGGGCCCCAACGGCGTCACCGGCGGCGCGGACAACCAGTACCAGACGCTCGGCCTGCTGCTGTACGAAGAGGGCTGGAAGAACTACCAGATGGGCCGCTCGGCGACCGTCGCCTGGGCGATGTTCATGCTGCTCGTCCTCGCGTTCGTGACGCAGCACCTGATCAAGCGCCTGCGCTCCCGTAAGTCCTGA
- a CDS encoding carbohydrate ABC transporter permease: MTTDSLPVRTDTPVRTAPDKPARRGGRRLLRERAGRTHHAGPLAYVLLAIMAILSIFPLYWTMVAASTDNTRVSQTPPPFLPGPNLFSNLARAWDEAAMGKAMINSTIVAGVIALSTVFFATLAGFAFAKLRFKGRNILLMLVIGTMMVPPQLGVVPLFMMMSELGWSQQLPAVIFPTLVSAVGVFFMRQYLSEALPDELVEAARVDGAHSLRIFWSIVLPVARPAMAVLFMITFVHAWNDFFWPFVVLDMTNPTVPVALTQLSAGYVRDQSLIMAGALLGTLPLLAMFIVFGRQIVSGIMAGAVKG; the protein is encoded by the coding sequence ATGACCACCGACAGCCTCCCGGTCCGGACGGACACCCCGGTCCGGACCGCACCCGACAAGCCCGCCCGCCGCGGCGGACGCCGTCTGCTGCGCGAACGCGCCGGGCGCACCCACCACGCGGGACCGCTCGCCTACGTCCTGCTCGCCATCATGGCGATCCTGTCCATCTTCCCGCTGTACTGGACGATGGTGGCGGCCTCCACCGACAACACCCGGGTCAGCCAGACGCCGCCGCCCTTCCTGCCCGGCCCCAACCTGTTCAGCAACCTCGCCCGCGCCTGGGACGAGGCGGCGATGGGCAAGGCCATGATCAACAGCACGATCGTGGCCGGGGTGATCGCCCTGTCCACCGTGTTCTTCGCGACGCTCGCCGGCTTCGCCTTCGCCAAGCTGCGGTTCAAGGGCCGCAACATCCTGCTCATGCTGGTGATCGGCACCATGATGGTGCCGCCGCAGCTCGGCGTCGTCCCGCTGTTCATGATGATGTCGGAGCTCGGCTGGTCGCAGCAGCTGCCCGCCGTCATCTTCCCCACGCTGGTCAGCGCCGTCGGCGTGTTCTTCATGCGGCAGTACCTCTCCGAGGCGCTGCCCGACGAACTCGTCGAGGCGGCCCGGGTGGACGGGGCGCACTCGCTGCGCATCTTCTGGAGCATCGTGCTGCCGGTGGCGCGGCCCGCCATGGCCGTCCTGTTCATGATCACGTTCGTGCACGCGTGGAACGACTTCTTCTGGCCGTTCGTGGTGCTCGACATGACCAACCCGACCGTCCCCGTCGCCCTCACCCAGCTCAGCGCGGGTTACGTCCGCGACCAGTCGCTCATCATGGCCGGCGCGCTGCTCGGCACCCTGCCGCTGCTGGCGATGTTCATCGTCTTCGGACGCCAGATCGTCAGCGGCATCATGGCCGGCGCCGTCAAGGGCTGA
- a CDS encoding GH1 family beta-glucosidase has translation MVTAAQQTASAPDAARTFPKGFLWGSATASYQIEGAASEDGRTPSIWDTYSRTPGRVRNGDTGDVATDHYHRWREDVALMAELGLGAYRFSLAWPRIQPTGRGPAVQKGLDFYRRLADELLEKGIQPVATLYHWDLPQELEDAGGWPERATAERFAEYAAIAADALGDRVKTWTTLNEPWCSSFLGYGSGVHAPGRTDPVAALRAAHHLNLGHGLAVQALRDRLPAAAQCSVTLNIHHVRPLTGSEGDADAVRRIDALANRVFTGPMLQGAYPEDLLKDTAGLTDWSFVKDGDLEQINQPLDFLGVNYYTPTVVSETDGSGTHTSDGHGNSPHSPWPAADRVAFHQPPGERTAMGWAVDATGLYDLLRRLSGDFPKLPLVITENGAAFDDYADPSGNVNDPARISYVREHLAAVHRAILDGSDVRGYFLWSLLDNFEWAHGYSKRFGAVYVDYPTGTRIPKASARWYAEVARTGVLPAA, from the coding sequence GTGGTCACCGCAGCACAGCAGACCGCGTCCGCCCCGGACGCCGCCCGCACCTTCCCCAAGGGCTTCCTCTGGGGTTCCGCCACCGCCTCCTACCAGATCGAGGGGGCCGCCTCCGAGGACGGACGCACACCGTCCATCTGGGACACCTACTCCCGCACCCCCGGCCGGGTCCGCAACGGCGACACCGGTGACGTGGCCACCGACCACTACCACCGCTGGCGCGAGGACGTCGCCCTCATGGCCGAACTCGGCCTGGGCGCCTACCGGTTCTCCCTCGCCTGGCCCCGCATCCAGCCCACCGGCCGCGGCCCCGCCGTGCAGAAGGGCCTGGACTTCTACCGGCGCCTGGCCGACGAGCTGCTGGAGAAGGGCATCCAGCCCGTCGCCACCCTCTACCACTGGGACCTGCCCCAGGAGCTGGAGGACGCCGGCGGCTGGCCCGAGCGCGCCACCGCCGAGCGCTTCGCCGAGTACGCCGCCATCGCCGCCGACGCCCTCGGCGACCGGGTGAAGACATGGACCACCCTCAACGAACCCTGGTGCAGCTCCTTCCTCGGCTACGGCTCCGGCGTGCACGCCCCCGGCCGCACCGACCCGGTCGCCGCCCTGCGCGCCGCCCACCACCTCAACCTCGGCCACGGACTCGCGGTCCAGGCCCTGCGCGACCGTCTCCCGGCCGCCGCCCAGTGCTCGGTCACCCTCAACATCCACCACGTCCGCCCGCTCACCGGCAGCGAGGGCGACGCGGACGCCGTGCGCCGCATCGACGCCCTGGCCAACCGGGTCTTCACCGGCCCGATGCTGCAGGGCGCCTACCCGGAGGACCTCCTCAAGGACACGGCCGGCCTGACCGACTGGTCCTTCGTGAAGGACGGCGACCTGGAACAGATCAACCAGCCGCTGGACTTCCTCGGCGTCAACTACTACACGCCCACCGTCGTCTCCGAGACGGACGGCAGCGGCACCCACACCTCCGACGGACACGGCAACAGCCCGCACAGCCCGTGGCCGGCCGCCGACCGGGTCGCCTTCCACCAGCCGCCCGGCGAGCGCACCGCCATGGGCTGGGCCGTCGACGCCACCGGCCTGTACGACCTGCTGCGCCGGCTGTCCGGCGACTTCCCGAAGCTGCCGCTGGTCATCACCGAGAACGGTGCCGCGTTCGACGACTACGCCGACCCGTCCGGCAACGTCAACGACCCGGCCCGCATCTCCTACGTCCGCGAGCACCTGGCCGCCGTCCACCGGGCCATCCTGGACGGCTCCGACGTCCGGGGCTACTTCCTGTGGTCCCTGCTGGACAACTTCGAGTGGGCGCACGGATACAGCAAGCGCTTCGGCGCGGTGTACGTCGACTACCCGACGGGCACCCGCATCCCCAAGGCCAGCGCACGCTGGTACGCGGAGGTCGCCCGCACGGGCGTCCTGCCGGCGGCCTGA